In Sulfitobacter sp. M39, the following proteins share a genomic window:
- the gloB gene encoding hydroxyacylglutathione hydrolase yields MSFDLVTIPCLSDNYAFLLRDQTSGKVALIDVPEAAPIAAKLDELGWTLTEIWLTHHHPDHIQGVPALIADHPARVIGAKADAERLPPLDVAYDDGQSFSFGAHTVDVIDVSGHTVGHIAFHVPAAKCVFTADSLMALGCGRLFEGTPAQMWDSLQKLMRLPADTTVCSGHEYTQSNAKFALTVDPENAALISRAREIDQARADGEPTVPSTLSTELETNPFLRPSDPGIRAQLGMVNATDTDVFAEIRARKDRF; encoded by the coding sequence ATGTCCTTTGATCTTGTGACCATCCCCTGCCTGTCCGACAACTACGCATTCCTGCTACGCGACCAGACCAGCGGCAAGGTCGCCTTGATCGACGTGCCCGAGGCCGCGCCGATCGCTGCCAAGCTGGACGAACTGGGCTGGACCCTGACAGAGATCTGGCTGACCCATCACCACCCCGACCACATTCAGGGCGTGCCCGCGCTGATTGCCGACCACCCTGCCCGCGTGATCGGTGCCAAGGCTGATGCCGAACGCCTGCCCCCGCTAGACGTGGCCTATGACGACGGGCAATCATTTAGCTTCGGCGCGCACACGGTCGATGTGATCGATGTGTCGGGCCATACCGTCGGGCATATCGCCTTTCACGTACCCGCGGCCAAATGCGTCTTTACCGCCGACAGCCTGATGGCGCTTGGCTGTGGTCGCCTGTTCGAAGGCACGCCCGCGCAGATGTGGGACAGCTTGCAAAAGCTGATGCGCCTGCCCGCCGATACCACCGTATGTTCGGGCCACGAGTACACCCAGTCGAACGCAAAATTCGCCCTGACGGTTGATCCGGAAAACGCGGCACTTATATCTCGTGCAAGAGAGATCGATCAGGCCCGTGCTGATGGCGAGCCGACAGTTCCCTCGACGCTTTCAACGGAACTTGAAACCAACCCCTTCCTGCGCCCGTCCGATCCGGGCATCCGTGCGCAACTGGGGATGGTCAACGCCACCGACACCGATGTGTTTGCCGAAATTCGCGCGCGCAAAGACCGTTTCTGA